TTTCTTGAGTTCTttcgagattttttttctcaagttgTTTCGATTTCGAAGTGCGTCCAAGAATCGGAGACCTCCATGTCCGCGAGATTGGTTGTTCTGTGAGTTTGAGGAGGAGATgacgggggtggtggtggtgtcgcCGTCGGGATGcaagggcggcggaggaggaggaggaggggtggggaagaagaggggaagcggggaggaggagagggagagagagaggcagcagCTGTCGGTGCTGGAGGTGCTGCTCGCGGCGGTGAGGAGGTCGGTGGTGGCGTGCAGGGTGGagcgggagggcggcggcgggtggggggaggagggggaggcggaggcggaggagggggacgcggcggcggaggtgggggagATGGAGATCGGGTGGCCGACGGACGTGCGCCACGTGGCGCACGTCACCTTCGACCGCTTCCATGGCTTCCTCGGCCTCCCCGTCGAGTTCGAGGTCGAGATGCCATGCCGCGTCCCCAGCGCTAGGTAAACCAAATCCCCCACCCACCATTACATCTCCTGATCTCCATGGTTGAGTTCCAAGCTTCTCCTTTTGAATCCCTTGGGGATTTCTCAGCAAACTGCAATATAAAATCTACTAGTAGCAgtttttttctcagattttagAACTTCTTTTTCAGTTCCTGCTCTTGTGGTTGTGGACTCTTCACTGTTCAGAAAAACAAAATCGATGGTGATTCATTGTAAATTGCCATAAATGAACTGGAGTAGCATTTTTACCTCAGAATTTAAGGCTTCTCCTTGGGGATACCAGGTAGATTGCAATAAAAATCTAGCATCTTTTTCTCTCGGATTTTAGACCTTTTTTCGGTTCCTGCTCTTGTCTTGTGGATTCTTCATTGTTCAGCAAAAATCGATGGTGAATCGTGGTGAATTGCCATAAATGAACTAGCATGTTTGGACCAGGTGGCACGGGATGTTTTTACCCAGGAGCATGGGTGGCGATCTAGTCTACGGATTGATAGTCACTAATATCTATGTTTCGTGATGGGGGTTTAGTTTTGTTCTTTTATTGGCTGTGTGCATTTTATGCAGAGGCCGGGGGTGAGCTCAGTTGAAATGTATCATCTTGGTGTATTTGACTGAGTcttaataaagcttccattatcttaaaaaaagcaTGTTTGcctcaaatttcaaaaaaaaaaatcagttcttGCTCTTTGTGGACTCTCCACTGTTTAGAAAAATTCGATGGTGATTCATGGTAGCACTTCTACATCAAATTTTAACACTTTTTTCAGTTCTTGCTATTGTGAGTTCTAAAAGATTAAGCAGAATTGGGCATTAAAGAGGTAGATCTGGAAATGCGGATgtagtttcaaactttcaatccGTTTCAATTCGGTTGTTGAACTGAACTGACTTTGGCGTCATTGATATCTTTGCTTTGAAGAAAAGGCGTTCAAATAGAAGTACAGATTGCACAAGAAGCTCAATAAATGTAGGATTTATTAACGGGATAAGATAACGCTTATGAGAGTGCAATAGGATGCTTGACTTACTGGAGTACTAGCTGATTGTAGTACATTTGTACCTAATCTTTTTTTCCAGGACATTTATCATTGTTTGCAACTTTGCTACATCTTTGCAAGATTTATCTTATTAAGGCCACTGGAACTTGCAACCTACCCAATGATATCCAACCAAGTAGTAAAATGTAATTGTAACGAAACCGAATGGAAATCTGAACGGATTCTTTTGATGTTTGAACTGGATCGATTTGATGAATTATGACTAAAGATGCTTAAATTAGTTCTCTTTCAACTGCAGTGCTAGTGTTTTTGGTGTCTCGGCTGAATCGATGCAGTGCACCTACGATGGGAAGGGAAACTCAGTCCCCACTATACTGCTGCACATGCAGGAGAGGTTGTATGCTCAGGGAGGCCTAAAGGTCAGGCATCACAAGTTCACTTGTTGTTCCTTTGACTCTGTTTGATATGCATTTACAGTTATGGATTTGCGGCGCATTCTGAGTTTTGCCTTTTCAGGCTGAAGGAATCTTTCGCATAAACCCGGAAAATGACCAAGAGGAGCATGTGAGGGACCAGCTGAACAAAGGAGTTGTCCCTGAGGACATTGATGTTCACTGTTTGGCAAGCCTGATTAAGGTACAATTATCCTCCTATCAAAACTCTGGGAAAATCATGTTCATGTAACCATATTTCTCTCAGGCAATATTTTATCATGTACTCCCTGCTCCCGAAAAGTTGCATGGCAATTCTATGCTggttttgcaaaagaaaagaacTGAAACCTCCTCTATGTGTTTGTCCAGGCATGGTTCAGGGAACTTCCAGAAGGTGTGCTTGATAGCCTCTCCCCTGAACAAGTGCTACAGTGCAATTCTGAAGGAGAATTCCTAGAGCTCGTGACGCTATTGCGCCCGACTCAGGCAGCGCTCCTCAATTGGGCTGTTGAACTGATGGCTGACGTTGTCGAAGAGGAGGAGCTGAACAAGATGAATGCTAGGAACATAGCCATGGTGTTTGCCCCCAACATGACTCAGGTAATCTCCATTTCTGTAATTTTGCAGGGGATCAGGTGATACGTAGGTGATTCTTCAGTACTTTCCCTACAAAAGAACCTGACTGAGGTTTGCTCTTTTGTTTTTGGGTTCTATGCTAGATGTCAGATCCTTTGACAGCCCTAATGCATGCTGTCCAAGTCATGAACTTCCTCAAGACATTGATCTTGAGGACACTTCGAGAGCGTGACGATGCAGCTAGCGGAGATTACACTCCATACTCATCTCCAGCTTCATCCAGTCAGCAAAACGATGCTGAGTACTATGGCAGTGAGAGAGACATGGACAGAAGCTGTGAAATGAGTGATATGCATAGCGAGATCAGCAGGTCTGGTCGACAGGTGGATTTTCTGGTGAGGTACAACACCTGCTTCGACAGCGAGCAAGAAGGCGTCGATCCTCTGAGCGACGTCGAAGAAGGGTTCTTGAGACAGCTCGAACACGATCTCGAAGCGGATAAACGAGAGGAGAGCGCGAAAAAGCAGCACGAAATAAGTTCAGAGATCATGGCTGTGAAGGATGTTCAAGCTGAGCTGAAAGTTGAAGCCAAAGCAGCAGGGAACACACAGAAGGAAGAAGGTGCAGGGTCTTTGCAATGATGAAGTTCATGTGTTTTTTGAGCTTCTAGATCTCATGATTTACTGTGCTAGATTGTTTTCTCAACATATGGTTGAGTGTAGTGCCCAATGGTTGTTGACTGTAGTGCATCATGTAAACTTAGCTGATCTTTTTATCCTTGGATGTGGGTGACAATTAGTGTGTATGTCAATGTTACTATGCCTAAGCGTAGTTTCGTGCGATCTGGGAATGTTGTTTGTTGCATATCTGCATCAATGTCTTGAATCTCCAAGTGATGATTTAAAttgttgtaagttgtaacaaacCAAATTTTCCCGTACAAATAATATGTATCAGCAAGTACTAGGACTACGAGAATTCATATGGAAAATCTGAACACGAGCATTACCAAATGCATAATTTGCAGTGCCAGGTTCAAAACGAGAATGTCTAGATTCAGCTGGCGACTGTGCTCTACTAAGAACTTCATCTCAGACATTTTTCTTGTTATAATGGAAGGAAGATAATGATTTTTAACTATGATAAGGGTATTCATTTCCCAGTAAACCAGATACAGACATTCAAGTTCCAATATATCATCATGGGTAATGGCTGGCTGGGCGCCAAGCACAGCATCAAAACTAAACTACATATACATTTATCAGTAGTTAAAAGTAGTATTTCAGCAAAGCGGAAAATTGTGGCCCCGTCAACTTTTCCCCTTGCAAGAATATACGATAGCGATTTCGGCTTTCACCTGGCTGGATTAGTGCCATAACTTACTGCAGAAACCAGTTCTCGGCTTCTTACTGGATACAATTTCTTCGAAGGAATCCAGGAGCTGTCCTGCCAAGCTACTGGGATCATCAGCAAGGGTGCGGATAAAAGTGATCACAACCCTCCGTTCCTGCTCCGTCGATCTCAAGCTAAACCAAGTTAGAAATTTCATCCTAAAGTCCTTTTCGATGTGTCCAGAACATTCCAACCACCGTATAACCTTGACGCAGTATTCGTAGTTATCATCTAACTGACCTAACCTACGGGAGAAGTGCTTGGGTGGGCTGATGAGCAAAGTGCTATCATCAGCACCAGTTTCCTGCTCTAAATAAGTTTCCTGCTCTAAATCTGATGTCTGTTTACGACTTTGTGATCGGGATTCCATGGCCGGTGCCtctccaacaagcccctcagcACAAATATCAGAATCACTGGAACCATTCGACTTTCTCAATCCATTCTTTCCTGGACTACATATATTCTCGTTCCGGAAGCTCTCTGTAGGCATCACCACCTCAGCGTTTAGGTCAGGGACTGAGGATTCATTAAGATCAAGCTCGTGGGAAACAACATGTGCAGCTTGATCCTTATCGTGTAAAGCTGAATCACTTTGACAGCAGGAATCTTCAATCTCATCTTTGCAGGCCTCACTGGGGCAACCATTCTCCTCAGCCCAAGCTTTCCTCAGGACTTTACCCAGCTGGTGCACCTGGAAGCCTGATGACCAGCCATTTCGACTCTTGCTGTCCCGCTTGGCAGTAGATGAGCAACCTTCTGCACCATGTTCCATGTTCTTGTGAATGATTTCCACGCTCTTGGTAAAACACTTGCATTCAGAGTGGCCCAGATCACCATACTCAGTAAATGAAATGATCCGGAAAGCATACTCCGTGCAAGGCTGCAAATTGGAAACCAGTATCCTTCTTTGGTCTTTGGGGAAAATTGCAGGCACCCTAGTGGAAGGCTGTTCTCTGCTATTCCAATACCAGAGTTTATAGCCTTTGATAGCATGATACTGTGAAGAAGCAGCTTCTTTCAGTACCACAACTAATGATGAAGTTGTAATATCTTCAAATCTAAATCTGCAGGCAGCAGGAAGTGTATCTGCACCATGGAAAAATATTAACACAACTATTAATTCCATGTTGCATTCACCAGATATaggtaaaaaaattacattaaaaaagtttgaaatcattaccaatttgttttgtttctgCTTTACAGTTTGACTTCAGCCACGCATCTGCCATATCAATTGCTAAAGAGCAAAGTTTCTGCACATCAGCAGCAACAGGCAGCCGGCCAACAATGCCACGGGCCATCTTTGAAGATGTACCATCAAGGGGGCCAACCTCAGTTTCCAGCTTTGCTTTTGCATCCTCTACAATCTTATGAAATTCTTTAAAACGCGTTGTGCCATCCAATAGTCTATGGCTCAAGTAAATGCGGGAACAAAGGATATCAACACGCCGAGCATCTTTAGCAACCATCAGCTGCCTTTTCCAGAACCTGCATCAAATAATTCAAAAGAACCTTAAATTAACCAATACAGATGGAAAAAATACACATGTATGAGTATTCAACATAACATAACTCTATTGTTGCTGTTAGTTAACCATTAAAACACATCATGGTGCTTTAAATAACTATCATGTCTTTCTGATGTATGCTTCAACTTGGATATTTAGAGTACAAAGAGGTTTGCAAATATTGAGGAATACCCAAACAAAGTAATGAAACGCAAAATAAATTAACCACATGGGTTTAGGATCAGCTATCTAATGAGAGGAttaatgttttaaaaaatctagCATCAACTGATAAAATCAACAATTCTCTAGGCATAAGTCATCACGTAGCATGAATGCTTAAAGCAAGTGTGCCTAGGAATATTTACATAAAGAAAATTAGGATATTAAGGTAGATAGCTAGATGCAGAACCACTCACCCAAGTATTCCAATAACCTTTCCGCATGCAGCACAGCAATAATTACCATCGAGCTGAATAGATTGACCAAGATCGACGCATCCTACCTTCTGATGCTGGAGTGCGCATTCAATGTGGCACGATGACTCACAGCAATCCCTGTCACCAGTTTCCGATGAGCAGACCAGCCAAAGGCTAGGATCTTTGTTGTCATCGAAAAGATGACAAATACAGCATGAGCACCGCTTACAGAATGTATTGTCAGCGGTCAACACAGCTTTGCAGGCCGCATTTTTACATATCCAAGTGCTGGGAGGCTTTGTATCCTGAAATGTTTCATTCCGACGTAGTTGAACAGGGTAGTCCCCCTTTCTGGGAAGCTTTCTGGGAGCCTGGCTACCAGTGAGACATGAATTGTTATTGCTGTTTGGGACAAGTTTCTTGGAATCCATGTTCTTACATCTCTTTGCAGCTGGTGCTATTGGTATGTCTTCCACTGATTTGCATTTTGGTGTGCTTGATTGTATCTTTTCTGTGTTAACGCTTGCATCATTTGACTCTTGGTCTAGAAAACCCAACTGTTCCAGGGTATTATCTGAAATGGTGTTGCTATCATCAGCATGTATATGTTCTTCAAGTGCGCTTGCACCACTACAAGCGTGTAAGGCTGGCATGGCAAGAGACAAAAACACAAAAAGGTTCATTAGTATGGACATGAACAACCTGAATCATCAACAAGAACATAGTAATCATCAACAAGAACATAGTTCaggttcagattgtagccacaCAAGGAAACCATCACACATTTAAGAAAGCACTAAGTACTTCGAAAGCCTATCATTTGCACACAAAACCAAaggcttgtttggtttagtgccataccaaaatattggtagtgccaaaacctaggcatgttttggcactaccaataatTTGGTAGGGTAGAATTTTAAATAATGTGTTTGGATTGATACCAATTGGGAGCCAGATTTTATATTATAGTGAAGTTCTAGAATTATACCAAATTAAGGATGGGCATTACCATccatttggcttcaaaccaaaccaTCATATTTACTATTCAAACTACCAAAAAAATTGGCATGGCACATTTTGGCATCAATCCAAAGTGGCCCCAAGTTAAACAAGTACTGTTAATCAGACAGAATTTAGGCCATGAGGGAATAGTTCTCTACATGACCCCATCAAGAAAGGGAAATGCAGTAGCTTGAATGCTTGATGATGCTCCAACGAACCAATAGTCTCATCCAAAGATGCATACATATTCCACAATATGATACCCCAAGACATTGCATGACTCAGCTGCTCAACCCCCAATAGTCTTTTGCACTCTAACTCCAATGATGCTTTCTTCTTTGAGGCAAGATTCGCCGATTTCCACTACAATCAGAAACTAATATGCCACCGGTGTATTCACCTACAAAGCGCTATATCCTTGCACACCTATATCTATCTgcgcaacccttgtaagtaccACGATCGACCAACTGGATATGAGTTCATACTGTTGGAATCAAAAAGGATTCCACAAATTTGACTCCAACCCAACCATTAACCTACCAACCTAGAATGAATTGTACATCAATGTGTTTACacgcttccccccccccccccccaaaaaaaaaaaaaagatcaaatcaAGTGTAAAGCGCCCTTGGCTGAAATGATTTATCATTTTCAGCAGCGCAACAGCTCCCAAGAAAGCAgaaatactagtactactacctaTAATAAGGACACAGGCTAGCTGTTGCCATCGCATCGCATGGGGAataagaggaggaggaggaagaagaactgGATCGATCCATGGATctcggatggatggatggagcagaataataataataattagaaTAATAAGAAAGAATCGAAGCAGCAAGCTTTAGTAGCTTAGGGTCTCACCAGCAGCGAAgagccccggcggcggcgggtcccCTCCGGCGCTCGAGGCCatcccagcagcagcagaaggagggggggccgcctccgccgccgtctgaCGCCCACGGGCGAGAGGGAGACGGCGGACGGCcggctcctcggcggcggcggcggcggagggcgggggCAAGAAGGGGTTTTTCTGCTGCTGCCGCTTTTACTCCTTTTGCAATGAAAAGAAGGAAAGAACGCTTTTTttggtg
This genomic window from Oryza sativa Japonica Group chromosome 12, ASM3414082v1 contains:
- the LOC4352405 gene encoding rho GTPase-activating protein 2 — its product is MTGVVVVSPSGCKGGGGGGGGVGKKRGSGEEERERERQQLSVLEVLLAAVRRSVVACRVEREGGGGWGEEGEAEAEEGDAAAEVGEMEIGWPTDVRHVAHVTFDRFHGFLGLPVEFEVEMPCRVPSASASVFGVSAESMQCTYDGKGNSVPTILLHMQERLYAQGGLKAEGIFRINPENDQEEHVRDQLNKGVVPEDIDVHCLASLIKAWFRELPEGVLDSLSPEQVLQCNSEGEFLELVTLLRPTQAALLNWAVELMADVVEEEELNKMNARNIAMVFAPNMTQMSDPLTALMHAVQVMNFLKTLILRTLRERDDAASGDYTPYSSPASSSQQNDAEYYGSERDMDRSCEMSDMHSEISRSGRQVDFLVRYNTCFDSEQEGVDPLSDVEEGFLRQLEHDLEADKREESAKKQHEISSEIMAVKDVQAELKVEAKAAGNTQKEEGAGSLQ
- the LOC4352406 gene encoding VIN3-like protein 1 gives rise to the protein MASSAGGDPPPPGLFAAALHACSGASALEEHIHADDSNTISDNTLEQLGFLDQESNDASVNTEKIQSSTPKCKSVEDIPIAPAAKRCKNMDSKKLVPNSNNNSCLTGSQAPRKLPRKGDYPVQLRRNETFQDTKPPSTWICKNAACKAVLTADNTFCKRCSCCICHLFDDNKDPSLWLVCSSETGDRDCCESSCHIECALQHQKVGCVDLGQSIQLDGNYCCAACGKVIGILGFWKRQLMVAKDARRVDILCSRIYLSHRLLDGTTRFKEFHKIVEDAKAKLETEVGPLDGTSSKMARGIVGRLPVAADVQKLCSLAIDMADAWLKSNCKAETKQIDTLPAACRFRFEDITTSSLVVVLKEAASSQYHAIKGYKLWYWNSREQPSTRVPAIFPKDQRRILVSNLQPCTEYAFRIISFTEYGDLGHSECKCFTKSVEIIHKNMEHGAEGCSSTAKRDSKSRNGWSSGFQVHQLGKVLRKAWAEENGCPSEACKDEIEDSCCQSDSALHDKDQAAHVVSHELDLNESSVPDLNAEVVMPTESFRNENICSPGKNGLRKSNGSSDSDICAEGLVGEAPAMESRSQSRKQTSDLEQETYLEQETGADDSTLLISPPKHFSRRLGQLDDNYEYCVKVIRWLECSGHIEKDFRMKFLTWFSLRSTEQERRVVITFIRTLADDPSSLAGQLLDSFEEIVSSKKPRTGFCSKLWH